DNA from Stigmatella erecta:
GCCAGCGCTCTTGCTCACTACCACCGGCACAAGCTCTTGCTTGGGCCCGGGCCCCTTGGCTCGTCGATGCGCTGCGCGCTCCCCCTTCTTCCAGGCATACAACGTTGGCTCCGACACCCCCAGGCTCTTGGCCGCCTGGCTCATCGTCCCTCCTGTCCCCACCGTATGCTCCACGTAGCGCACCGCGAAGGCTCGCAGCGCCTCGGGGTAGGGCAATGCTCCTTTCTTTCTCCCGGCCTTCAATCGCTCTACTTCCTGCCGGAACTGCTCCAACTCCTTCTCCATCGGCTCCTCCTTGTGGGGAACTCGGCAGGTCTCACACTCGGCGCCTCTCCGTCACGA
Protein-coding regions in this window:
- a CDS encoding transposase, which translates into the protein MEKELEQFRQEVERLKAGRKKGALPYPEALRAFAVRYVEHTVGTGGTMSQAAKSLGVSEPTLYAWKKGERAAHRRAKGPGPKQELVPVVVSKSAG